In one window of Kitasatospora sp. MMS16-BH015 DNA:
- a CDS encoding alpha/beta hydrolase has product MDETVVADDGVRLWVEEAGHGDPVVFCHGGPGLWDTLDDVAGLLVDEFAVYRWDQRGAGRSQRCGPYSVQRSSADLDAVRSHFGLARAALLGHSWGAQLALEYAIRFPERVSSLVYVSGTGIDPRATWRDEHGRRIRERLGDRLARWAELNDGERTEDEDRELCVLQWSTDFARGDRALAHAERMATPGSESTSSAMRPSTRRPERGMLRSCARGARLCRSRSSSSTVRRTLGRAVRWTRWNRRYPRCPG; this is encoded by the coding sequence ATGGACGAAACGGTGGTGGCGGACGACGGTGTCCGACTGTGGGTGGAAGAGGCCGGCCATGGCGATCCGGTCGTCTTCTGCCATGGCGGCCCTGGCCTCTGGGACACCCTCGACGACGTGGCCGGGCTGCTCGTCGACGAGTTCGCCGTGTATCGCTGGGACCAGCGGGGAGCCGGGCGGTCGCAGCGATGCGGCCCCTATTCCGTCCAGCGGTCGTCGGCGGACCTGGATGCCGTCCGGTCGCACTTCGGCCTGGCCCGGGCAGCCCTGCTGGGCCACTCCTGGGGGGCTCAGCTGGCGCTGGAGTACGCGATCAGGTTCCCGGAGCGGGTGAGCAGCCTCGTCTACGTCTCCGGTACCGGTATCGACCCGAGGGCGACCTGGCGCGACGAGCACGGGCGAAGGATCCGGGAACGGCTGGGCGATCGACTCGCCAGGTGGGCGGAGCTCAACGACGGAGAACGGACCGAGGACGAGGACCGCGAGCTCTGCGTACTGCAGTGGTCGACGGACTTCGCGAGGGGCGACCGGGCACTGGCACACGCCGAGCGCATGGCCACCCCTGGTTCGGAGTCAACTTCGAGTGCAATGCGGCCATCAACGCGGAGACCCGAGCGTGGGATGCTCCGGAGCTGCGCGCGAGGTGCGAGGCTCTGCAGGTCCCGGTCCTCATCGTCGACGGTGCGGAGGACCCTCGGCCGCGCAGTTCGGTGGACTCGTTGGAACAGGCGCTACCCGAGGTGTCCCGGGTGA
- a CDS encoding TauD/TfdA family dioxygenase, producing the protein MSLSPYWLRDNCPCAECRDPRTGQKLFQITDLPADLAITEQAEADGQLTVTWSDGHRSRYATEWFEQTAAGDGRTESGKRRWTAADFARGLPEADWSAYLADPAERVAVLGAVRRSGFAVLRGVPAVEGQVLAVARSFGFVRETNYGELFDVRVEPQPNNLAFTSVAIAPHTDNPYRDPVPTLQLLHCLRNEAEGGDSGLVDGFQAAALLREEAPADFAVLTRTPVPFEFRDREAELRAEVPLIGVDGLGRIREVRFNNRSIGTLRGLGAAELDAFYAAYRRFAEITLRPELRLEFRLAPGDCLIFDNVRLLHARTAFERDGGRHLQGCYADLDSLTSTLAVLERRLDVLDTLAELFAGEGAGEYLGEEVTMAQHMLQAGALAEAAGAPDHLVAASLLHDVGHFGGSGLELMRGADNRHSHTGADWLAHHFGPEVTEPIRLHVAAKRYLCAVEPTYRASLSEASEYTLQVQGGPMSPAEAAEFAALPGAADAVTVRRWDDLAKDAAAPTPAFEHFRPLLGRLLGLDGLDGLDG; encoded by the coding sequence ATGTCCCTCTCCCCGTACTGGTTGCGCGACAACTGCCCGTGCGCCGAGTGCCGCGACCCCCGCACCGGCCAGAAGCTGTTCCAGATCACCGACCTGCCCGCGGACTTGGCGATCACCGAACAGGCCGAAGCCGACGGACAGCTCACCGTGACCTGGTCGGACGGCCACCGCTCCCGGTACGCCACCGAGTGGTTCGAGCAGACCGCGGCGGGTGACGGGCGGACGGAGAGCGGCAAACGCCGCTGGACGGCCGCAGACTTCGCGCGGGGGCTGCCCGAGGCCGACTGGTCGGCCTACCTGGCGGACCCGGCCGAGCGGGTGGCGGTGCTGGGGGCCGTGCGGCGGTCCGGATTCGCCGTGTTGCGCGGGGTGCCGGCCGTCGAGGGGCAGGTACTGGCGGTGGCCCGGAGCTTCGGGTTCGTCCGGGAGACCAACTACGGCGAGCTGTTCGACGTGCGGGTGGAGCCGCAGCCCAACAACCTGGCCTTCACCAGCGTGGCCATCGCCCCGCACACCGACAACCCCTACCGCGACCCGGTGCCCACCCTCCAACTGCTGCACTGCCTGCGCAACGAGGCCGAGGGCGGCGACTCCGGCCTGGTGGACGGCTTCCAGGCAGCGGCGCTGCTGCGCGAGGAAGCCCCCGCGGACTTCGCGGTGCTCACCCGGACGCCGGTGCCGTTCGAGTTCCGGGACCGGGAGGCGGAGCTGCGGGCCGAGGTGCCGCTGATCGGGGTGGACGGGCTGGGGCGGATCCGCGAGGTGCGGTTCAACAACCGCTCGATCGGCACCCTGCGCGGGCTCGGCGCCGCCGAGTTGGACGCCTTCTACGCCGCGTACCGGCGGTTCGCCGAGATCACCCTGCGGCCCGAGCTGCGGCTGGAGTTCCGCCTCGCGCCGGGCGACTGCCTGATCTTCGACAACGTCCGGCTGCTGCACGCCCGCACCGCCTTCGAGCGGGACGGCGGACGGCACCTCCAGGGCTGCTACGCCGACCTCGACTCGCTCACCAGCACGCTCGCCGTGCTGGAACGCCGACTCGACGTACTCGACACGCTGGCCGAGCTGTTCGCCGGCGAGGGCGCCGGGGAGTACCTCGGCGAGGAGGTCACCATGGCCCAGCACATGCTCCAGGCCGGGGCGTTGGCCGAGGCGGCCGGGGCGCCCGACCACCTGGTGGCCGCCTCCCTCCTGCACGACGTGGGCCACTTCGGCGGCAGCGGGCTGGAGTTGATGCGCGGCGCCGACAACCGCCACAGCCACACCGGCGCCGACTGGCTGGCCCACCACTTCGGCCCCGAGGTCACCGAGCCGATCCGCCTGCACGTGGCCGCCAAACGCTACCTCTGCGCGGTCGAGCCCACGTACCGGGCAAGCCTCTCCGAGGCCTCCGAGTACACCCTCCAGGTCCAGGGCGGCCCGATGAGCCCGGCCGAGGCGGCGGAGTTCGCGGCGCTGCCGGGCGCAGCGGACGCCGTCACCGTGCGGCGTTGGGACGATCTGGCGAAGGACGCGGCAGCGCCCACGCCGGCCTTCGAACACTTCCGGCCGCTGCTCGGACGACTGCTCGGCCTCGACGGCCTGGACGGTCTGGACGGCTGA
- a CDS encoding DMT family transporter translates to MAVFLLAIGSACCLGLGFVLQQQAAQRAPRSDLLHWRLLLDLVRMPEWLFGTLFTTGGLVLGALALANGEVSLVEPLLATNLLFAMALSRVITRQSLGRSGWLGVVVLGLGVTAFIVAGQPRAGGEQAGALRYWLVFGAIAAAALLLVSAARRLPLFEEATLLALAAGLLYGLQDALTRITAERFDHGGISHALTGWQLYGVVGIGVVGLLLVQSAFEAAPLKMSLPALTAAQPIAGIVCAVGVLGDRLRVTPGALAWESAGLLAIVAGVLVVGRHPAMPA, encoded by the coding sequence GTGGCGGTGTTCCTGCTCGCGATCGGGTCGGCCTGCTGCCTCGGGCTGGGCTTCGTGCTCCAACAGCAGGCGGCCCAGCGTGCGCCGCGCTCCGACCTGCTGCACTGGCGACTGCTGCTCGACCTGGTGCGGATGCCCGAGTGGCTGTTCGGCACGCTCTTCACCACCGGCGGGCTGGTGCTCGGTGCGCTCGCGCTGGCCAACGGCGAGGTCTCGCTGGTCGAACCGCTGCTGGCCACCAACCTGCTCTTCGCGATGGCCCTCTCCCGGGTGATCACCCGACAGTCCCTCGGCCGCTCCGGCTGGCTCGGGGTGGTGGTGCTCGGGCTCGGGGTGACGGCCTTCATCGTGGCCGGGCAGCCCCGGGCCGGCGGCGAGCAGGCCGGGGCGCTGCGCTACTGGCTGGTCTTCGGTGCGATCGCCGCCGCCGCGCTGCTGCTGGTCTCGGCGGCCCGCCGGCTGCCCCTGTTCGAGGAGGCCACCCTGCTCGCGCTGGCCGCCGGGCTGCTCTACGGACTCCAGGACGCGCTCACCCGGATCACGGCCGAACGCTTCGACCACGGCGGGATCTCCCACGCGTTGACCGGCTGGCAGCTGTACGGGGTGGTCGGGATCGGGGTGGTGGGGCTGCTGTTGGTACAGAGCGCCTTCGAGGCCGCGCCGCTCAAGATGTCGCTGCCCGCACTGACCGCCGCGCAGCCGATCGCGGGGATCGTCTGCGCGGTCGGGGTGCTCGGTGACCGGCTGCGGGTCACGCCCGGAGCGCTTGCCTGGGAGTCGGCGGGGTTGCTGGCGATCGTGGCGGGCGTGTTGGTGGTGGGGCGGCACCCGGCGATGCCGGCGTAG
- a CDS encoding MarR family winged helix-turn-helix transcriptional regulator: MTTTDPTRESLWRPLRLLQARMDSDIGRIYADRQIEGLKPSWVMELLRLHAEGPMTIKDLAESVRRTHSALSQKVAAMRAAGWVEVAEGVDARTRTVGLTDRARSVVDQLAAEWRATEAALAELEAELPYPLSKVVVDIEQALERRGFHERIVAKLMEAGEG, from the coding sequence ATGACGACCACCGATCCCACCCGCGAGAGCCTCTGGCGACCGCTACGCCTTCTCCAGGCGAGGATGGACTCCGACATCGGCCGGATCTACGCCGACCGGCAGATCGAGGGCCTCAAGCCGAGCTGGGTGATGGAGCTGCTCAGGCTCCACGCCGAGGGCCCGATGACCATCAAGGACCTGGCCGAGTCGGTCCGACGCACCCACTCCGCCCTCAGTCAGAAGGTCGCCGCGATGCGGGCGGCCGGCTGGGTCGAGGTCGCCGAGGGGGTGGACGCCCGCACCCGTACCGTCGGCCTCACCGATCGCGCCCGCAGCGTGGTCGACCAGCTGGCCGCCGAGTGGCGGGCCACCGAGGCCGCCCTCGCCGAGCTGGAGGCCGAGCTCCCGTACCCGCTCTCCAAGGTCGTCGTCGACATCGAGCAGGCCCTGGAGCGGCGCGGCTTCCACGAGCGGATCGTGGCCAAGCTGATGGAGGCCGGGGAGGGATGA